A single window of Eucalyptus grandis isolate ANBG69807.140 chromosome 1, ASM1654582v1, whole genome shotgun sequence DNA harbors:
- the LOC104441140 gene encoding APO protein 4, mitochondrial, which produces MVPRRELCRILLEGRHFCGAYARLYSAKVDLKKLRPMIMKRIEGRAKDYPVPGMVPVAQEVLKARTLLIQGVSTLLRFFPVAACKLCSEVYVGEKGHLIQTCRGYRPRGKNRVHEWINGGIKDILVLVEAFHLKTMFQDVIKHHQRFDYDRIPAVVELCYQAGADLHDENLQCMPESDDAQIEGNEAEVILADDLMLIANGTLRAWETLRSGVQKLLLVYPAKVCKYCSEVHVGPSGHKARVCGVFKYQSWRGGHFWKKAEVDDLVPSNIVWFPRPQDPPVLVDEGRDFYGHAPAVVSLCVQAGAIPPAKYHCMMKIQGQTAPVSTKL; this is translated from the exons ATGGTTCCTAGGAGGGAACTATGTCGAATCTTGCTTGAAGGGAGACACTTTTGCGGCGCGTATGCCCGACTTTATAGCGCCAAAGTGGACTTGAAAAAGCTCCGGCCTATGATTATGAAGAGGATTGAAGGCAGGGCCAAGGACTATCCGGTCCCCGGTATGGTTCCCGTTGCGCAAGAAGTGTTGAAGGCCAGGACTTTGCTCATCCAGGGCGTATCGACGCTTCTTAGGTTCTTCCCAGTTGCAGCTTGCAA ATTATGTTCGGAAGTATATGTAGGTGAAAAGGGACACCTAATTCAAACATGCCGTGGTTATAGGCCTCGTGGCAAAAATCGAGTTCACGAATGGATCAACGGTGGAATAAAAGATATTCTTGTACTGGTTGAGGCATTTCATCTTAAAACGATGTTCCAAGATGTCATAAAGCACCATCAGCGGTTTGATTATGATCGTATACCTGCTGTTGTTGAGCTATGCTATCAGGCTGGAGCTGATTTGCATGACGAGAATCTGCAGTGCATGCCTGAATCTGATGATGCTCAGATCGAGGGCAATGAAGCCGAGGTTATCTTGGCTGATGATCTGATGTTGATAGCAAATGGGACTCTGAGGGCATGGGAGACGCTTAGGTCTGGTGTGCAGAAGTTATTATTAGTTTACCCAGCAAAAGTCTGCAAGTACTGTTCAGAAGTTCATGTTGGGCCATCTGGCCACAAGGCTCGGGTATGTGGGGTATTCAAGTACCAGAGTTGGCGTGGTGGTCACTTCTGGAAGAAGGCTGAGGTGGATGATCTGGTGCCCTCAAATATTGTTTGGTTCCCTCGACCTCAAGATCCTCCTGTGCTGGTAGACGAAGGAAGGGATTTCTATGGTCATGCCCCTGCTGTAGTGAGTTTGTGTGTGCAGGCTGGTGCTATTCCTCCAGCCAAGTACCATTGTATGATGAAAATCCAAGGTCAAACTGCACCTGTTTCAACCAAGCTTTGA
- the LOC104441180 gene encoding RING-H2 finger protein ATL40-like, producing the protein MDEDHDDHLQPIFPHKTNYDFNSKILLTAIVCLSVVLVIVILLHLYARYVLRNRARRAAAMHVLALRVAHVQSGGEPPKTGLEPTVISSLPFFIFKRSDRHDDASVECTVCLSMLEDGETARELPNCKHIFHVECIDKWLSSQSTCPVCRTEAKPWMKAEHREPPAGTAAATVPSLESVPSIFPGMPDAVHGANKDSSSSSVRFSSFRRMLSRDRLSPRAQSRGQEDDDIEDLERQ; encoded by the coding sequence ATGGATGAGGATCACGATGATCACCTTCAACCCATATTTCCTCACAAAACCAACTATGACTTCAACAGCAAGATCCTGCTCACCGCCATCGTGTGTTTGTCCGTCGTCCTCGTAATAGTCATCCTCCTTCACTTGTATGCGAGATACGTTCTTCGCAACCGTGCCCGGCGTGCTGCCGCCATGCATGTTCTGGCCCTCAGGGTCGCCCATGTGCAGTCCGGTGGCGAGCCACCCAAGACTGGCCTAGAGCCGACAGTCATTTCCTCGCTGCCCTTCTTTATATTCAAGCGAAGCGACCGCCACGACGATGCCTCAGTCGAGTGCACGGTTTGTTTGAGCATGTTGGAGGATGGAGAGACGGCGAGGGAGTTACCCAATTGCAAGCACATTTTCCATGTGGAGTGCATTGATAAGTGGCTGAGCTCGCAGTCCACATGCCCCGTTTGCCGCACCGAGGCCAAGCCCTGGATGAAGGCCGAGCACCGCGAGCCTCCTGCTGGGACAGCTGCAGCAACGGTTCCATCGCTCGAGAGCGTACCCTCTATTTTTCCAGGCATGCCGGATGCTGTCCATGGGGCGAACAAAGACAGCAGTTCGTCAAGCGTGCGATTTAGTTCTTTCAGAAGGATGCTTAGTAGGGATAGATTGTCACCGAGAGCTCAATCTCGTGGTCAAGAAGATGATGACATAGAAGATTTAGAGAGACAATGA
- the LOC104441166 gene encoding sodium/calcium exchanger NCL2, with the protein MAKMKVLQFLLPVVLLLLVCHVQARKIEENLASDIIFGAVQYVKQSVLFLSHLVSSDDCDQTYGFLPCTTTVWGNVFLILAYGYLMFLAAKLLSDGSEILLQILGPGIIGGLFLPVLSSLPDATIILASGVSGSTEDAQSQVSVGMGLLAGSTVMLLTVLWGTCIIVGKCDIENSTTMDQKDTKKFSLAGSGVSTDIWTSYAARIMMISIIPFIIVQLPEIFGASSLSRAAVLVSFIVSICLLLSYCLYQIFQPRIQKRRIAYAMHKRIISGLLQQLKARTLGKLVTDEGKPNTVVIEKLFETLDVDSNGNLSPAELRALIIGIHFEEVDINMDDAVHKVIEDFDTSRDSKLDSAEFIEGISKWLRRARRTAAGAHVQDDISLTTRLLDSFDERTEQQLDQLVDQEDELEVDDVKNVKWNTAKAILMLLLGTAIAAITADPLVDAVDNFSTATSIPSFFVSFVILPFACSSEVVSCLMFSSRKKKRTTSLTYSEIYGSVTMGNVLSLAVFLGLVYVRQLTWDFFSEVLVTVIVCLVMGAIASFRTTFPLWMSFLALALYPLSLLLVYVLDYVLGLS; encoded by the exons ATGGCGAAGATGAAAGTGCTTCAGTTTTTGCTTCCAGTCGTCTTGCTTTTGCTCGTCTGCCACGTTCAGGCTCGTAAGATCGAGGAAAACTTGGCCTCTGATATTATCTTTGGCGCAGTTCAATATGTAAAGCAGTCGGTGCTGTTCTTGAGCCATTTGGTTTCATCGGATGACTGCGATCAGACATATGGGTTCTTGCCGTGCACCACCACTGTATGGGGGAATGTCTTCCTGATTCTGGCGTATGGTTACCTGATGTTCCTAGCGGCAAAGCTGTTGTCCGATGGAAGTGAGATTTTGCTGCAAATTCTTGGTCCTGGCATTATTGGGGGTCTCTTTCTGCCAGTACTTAGCTCACTTCCTGATGCTACAATTATCCTTG CATCTGGCGTCTCTGGGAGCACAGAAGATGCTCAAAGCCAGGTCTCTGTCGGGATGGGCTTGCTCGCTGGATCGACAGTAATGCTCCTGACCGTTCTATGGGGCACTTGCATTATCGTCGGAAAATGCGATATCGAGAACTCAACTACCATGGATCAAAAGGATACAAAGAAATTCAGCTTAGCTG GATCTGGGGTGAGCACTGACATCTGGACAAGCTATGCAGCAAGAATCATGATGATCTCTATAATTCCATTCATAATAGTCCAACTACCAGAAATTTTTGGAGCAAGCTCGCTAAGCCGAGCCGCAGTTCTGGTTTCTTTCATTGTTTCCATATGTTTGTTGCTGTCTTACTGCCTCTACCAG ATTTTCCAGCCAAGAATCCAGAAAAGAAGAATTGCATATGCAATGCATAAGCGCATAATATCAGGACTCCTACAGCAATTGAAAGCTCGTACACTTGGAAAGCTAGTTACCGATGAAGGCAAACCCAATACGGTTGTGATAGAAAA GTTATTTGAGACACTTGATGTGGACTCTAATGGAAACCTATCCCCAGCAGAGCTACGAGCCCTCATTATTGGAATCCATTTTGAAGAGGTAGACATAAACATGGATGACGCAGTCCATAAAGTGATAGAGGATTTCGACACTTCTCGGGATTCAAAACTCGATTCTGCTGAGTTCATTGAAGGAATCTCTAAATGGCTCAGAAGGGCTAGACGCACTGCAGCAGGAGCACATGTGCAAGATGATATATCCCTGACAACAAGGCTTCTGGACAGTTTCGACGAG CGGACAGAGCAACAGCTTGATCAGTTGGTAGACCAGGAAGATGAGCTGGAGGTGGATGATGTGAAAAACGTGAAGTGGAATACTGCCAAAGCAATATTAATGCTGCTTCTCGGAACAGCTATTGCCGCCATCACTGCAGATCCCCTTGTGGACGCAGTCGACAACTTTTCAACCGCCACAAGTATTCCTTCCTTCTTTGTGTCCTTTGTGATCCTTCCGTTCGCTTGCTCCAGCGAGGTTGTCTCGTGCCTTATGTTTTCCAGccgaaagaaaaagagaaccaCGTCCTTAACGTACTCAGAG ATATATGGATCAGTGACCATGGGAAATGTCCTGTCCTTGGCGGTGTTCTTAGGCTTAGTTTACGTGCGGCAACTGACATGGGACTTCTTCTCGGAAGTATTGGTGACGGTGATTGTATGCCTTGTGATGGGCGCAATTGCCAGTTTCCGCACTACCTTTCCGCTTTGGATGAGTTTCTTGGCCTTAGCGCTTTACCCCCTCTCCTTGTTACTGGTGTACGTTCTAGACTATGTTCTTGGATTATCATAG
- the LOC104457044 gene encoding uncharacterized protein LOC104457044, translated as PDDRSIVRGRFPQFNSEARNVSSPAAAREPPRAKRCPAQPPPFSLRRSAYLCLSHELPVGLPSAAPAGSRGRPPDPSPGIARDPNPNPRGGPFQVRRGLPDPRPGRRLDPGPARPGPRPVPASPRPELYGPRPGPAPAPAPASSRRGGFKSKKAAQKRRAMAKKSQQKLELLVKTFKPVPFAPGKALDFARREGLLQRLGLWEFVRLDFDRPLRGGLIAQLVASFSKIERCSYVNGVKIRVSRADLARALKLPAKRVVASAEGTGEGSETEESIGFVLDLVSNWMLLHDDDTWMMPDEIMSWDKLIREGSFEKVDWAGMMWFMVEKELMLAPNLENCYYASHLQCLIRSQREELLSAVEVEVKDVEEVEVKDVDEVEVKDLEEVGVKDAEEVGVKDVEEDADGGDVKMAELEEQRLELSLGQENADNKADEEEKEGNKADEEEKEGTSIELGLLQNEKFDVENEDNAQLSLGLEEKVEAEMDDKNEAGLVEEKGFEMEKENKEEGGFDDVMDSQECKEEEEEQGGQWSLDGRNISGDPFLQRCSFNEANEMRFDVDQKGGVEGGVVGEEQEDEELEEEEEEEETNEEEQQEPGGFNISPKFSDLERLPSSNLLHVLESAHIPFNTGMQLRDDSCGEFLASRADSHLGPSSSSIFGNVNKREIDTDNDRMHHQLNGGNKRMRTDGSWDSKSLDFNMCLEQVQHWVEKARMAHEAKEQAFAESGMNQQIFLSELQRRDALIEHLQKTSNEEIVKKKMEIYRLECELYMMANLLDGYKKALKETDRKFAEYRARCPQLDEPLYKDVPGSGGLVLSIRELEKQRFKQEEEEKMKLSAMKDKIEEFENFFTVSFKERLEGINLLNGRLHNVEKGLERLKESAEKRKASEATIAIASREENVPEKATTAAAAPMEENVPEEATTEAAAPMEENVPEEATTEAAAPMEENVPEEATTEAAAPMEENVPEEATTEAAAPMEENVPEEATTEAAAPMEENVPEEATTAAAAPMEENVPEEATTAAAAPMEENVPEEAITAVAAPTEENVPENVPENVPEEAITAAAAPTEENVLEEATTAAAAPTEENVPEEAATAAAAPTEEKLSEAATTGDPMEE; from the coding sequence CCCGACGATCGATCGATCGTCCGCGGCCGCTTTCCCCAGTTCAATTCAGAAGCGAGGAACGTGTCCTCTCCGGCCGCCGCCCGAGAGCCGCCGCGAGCGAAACGCTGTCCAGCCCAGCCGCCCCCCTTCTCTCTGAGGCGCTCTGCGTATCTCTGCCTCAGCCATGAGCTCCCCGTCGGCCTCCCCTCTGCAGCACCCGCCGGATCAAGAGGCCGACCCCCCGACCCATCACCCGGAATCGCCCGAGACCCAAACCCTAACCCTCGAGGCGGACCCTTCCAGGTCCGACGGGGACTCCCAGATCCTCGTCCAGGACGACGACTCGACCCAGGACCAGCCCGACCCGGTCCCCGCCCCGTCCCCGCGAGCCCAAGACCCGAGCTTTATGGCCCCCGCCCCggccccgcccccgcccccgccccggCCTCCTCCCGCCGCGGCGGCTTCAAGAGTAAGAAGGCCGCGCAGAAGCGGCGCGCCATGGCGAAGAAGTCGCAGCAGAAGCTCGAATTGCTCGTCAAGACCTTCAAGCCCGTCCCTTTCGCCCCCGGCAAGGCCCTCGACTTCGCGCGCCGCGAGGGCCTCCTGCAGCGGCTCGGGCTCTGGGAGTTCGTCCGCCTGGACTTCGACCGGCCCCTGCGCGGCGGCCTGATCGCCCAGCTGGTCGCCAGTTTCAGCAAGATCGAGCGGTGCAGCTACGTCAATGGGGTCAAGATTCGGGTCAGCCGGGCCGACCTGGCGCGGGCGCTGAAGCTGCCGGCCAAGAGGGTCGTGGCCAGTGCGGAGGGCACAGGTGAGGGTTCCGAAACCGAGGAGTCTATTGGGTTTGTTTTGGATTTAGTGTCGAATTGGATGCttttgcatgatgatgatacGTGGATGATGCCTGATGAGATTATGAGTTGGGACAAGTTGATTAGAGAAGGGAGCTTCGAGAAGGTGGATTGGGCGGGCATGATGTGGTTTATGGTGGAGAAGGAGTTGATGCTGGCGCCCAATTTGGAGAATTGTTACTATGCATCGCACTTGCAGTGTTTGATTAGGTCTCAGCGCGAGGAATTGTTGTCGGCAGTGGAGGTCGAAGTGAAGGatgtggaggaggttgaagtGAAGGATGTGGATGAGGTTGAAGTGAAGGATTTGGAAGAGGTTGGAGTGAAAGATGCGGAGGAAGTTGGAGTGAAAGATGTGGAGGAGGATGCAGATGGTGGTGATGTGAAGATGGCTGAATTGGAAGAGCAGAGATTGGAGTTGAGCCTTGGACAGGAGAATGCCGATAACAAAGCTgatgaggaggagaaggaaggtAACAAAGCCgatgaggaggagaaggaaggtACTAGCATTGAATTGGGACTTTTGCAAAACGAAAAGTTTGATGTTGAGAATGAGGACAATGCTCAACTGAGCCTTGGGCTTGAAGAGAAAGTTGAAGCTGAAATGGACGACAAAAATGAAGCGGGTCTGGTGGAGGAGAAGGGCTTcgaaatggaaaaggaaaataaagaggaaGGTGGATTTGATGATGTCATGGATTCTCAGGAGTgtaaagaggaggaagaagaacaaggtGGGCAGTGGTCTTTGGATGGGAGAAATATTTCAGGAGACCCATTCTTGCAGAGGTGCAGTTTTAATGAAGCTAACGAAATGAGGTTTGATGTGGATCAGAAAGGAGGAGTGGAAGGAGGAGTAGTAGGCGAGGAACAAGAAGACGAAGAactagaggaagaggaagaggaagaagaaaccaATGAGGAGGAGCAGCAAGAGCCCGGAGGGTTCAATATATCTCCAAAGTTTAGTGATTTGGAGAGGTTGCCTTCATCGAATCTTCTGCATGTTTTGGAGTCTGCTCATATTCCTTTTAACACTGGGATGCAACTTCGAGATGATTCTTGTGGGGAGTTCTTAGCTTCAAGAGCTGACAGTCACTTGGGTCCAAGTTCTTCGTCCATCTTTGGCAATGTGAACAAGAGAGAGATTGATACTGACAATGACAGGATGCATCACCAGCTGAATGGGGGAAACAAGCGGATGAGGACTGACGGTTCTTGGGACAGTAAATCACTGGACTTCAATATGTGCTTGGAGCAAGTGCAACATTGGGTGGAAAAGGCAAGGATGGCGCATGAGGCAAAAGAACAAGCGTTTGCTGAGTCCGGCATGAATCAACAAATATTCCTCAGTGAGCTGCAACGGCGGGATGCTTTGATCGAGCATTTGCAGAAGACAAGTAATGAAGAGATagtgaaaaagaagatggaaatATATCGACTTGAATGTGAACTCTATATGATGGCGAACCTTCTAGATGGCTACAAGAAGGCCTTGAAGGAAACTGACCGGAAATTTGCTGAATACAGGGCTCGTTGTCCTCAGCTTGATGAGCCACTTTATAAAGATGTTCCTGGGTCTGGCGGTCTTGTTTTGAGCATTAGGGAACTGGAAAAGCAGCGGTTTAAacaggaagaagaggagaaaatgaAGCTTTCGGCCATGAAGGACAAGATTGAGGAATTCGAAAACTTTTTTACTGTCAGCTTCAAAGAACGTCTTGAAGGAATTAATCTGCTCAATGGCAGGTTGCACAATGTTGAGAAGGGATTGGAACGTTTGAAGGAATCAGCGGAAAAGCGTAAAGCCTCAGAAGCAACAATTGCTATTGCTTCAAGGGAAGAAAATGTCCCAGAAAAAGCAACAACTGCAGCTGCTGCTCCTATGGAAGAAAATGTCCCGGAAGAAGCAACAACCGAAGCTGCTGCTCCTATGGAAGAAAATGTCCCGGAAGAAGCAACAACCGAAGCTGCTGCTCCTATGGAAGAAAATGTCCCGGAAGAAGCAACAACCGAAGCTGCTGCTCCTATGGAGGAAAATGTCCCGGAAGAAGCAACAACCGAAGCTGCTGCTCCTATGGAGGAAAATGTCCCGGAAGAGGCAACAACCGAAGCTGCTGCTCCTATGGAGGAAAATGTCCCAGAAGAAGCAACAACCGCAGCTGCTGCTCCTATGGAAGAAAATGTCCCGGAAGAAGCAACAACTGCAGCTGCTGCTCCTATGGAAGAAAATGTCCCGGAAGAAGCAATAACCGCAGTTGCTGCTCCTACGGAAGAAAATGTCCCGGAAAATGTCCCGGAAAATGTCCCGGAAGAAGCAATAACCGCAGCTGCTGCTCCTACGGAAGAAAATGTCCTGGAAGAAGCAACAACCGCAGCTGCTGCTCCTACGGAAGAAAATGTCCCAGAAGAAGCAGCAACTGCAGCTGCTGCTCCTACAGAAGAAAAACTCTCGGAAGCAGCTACAACTGGTGATCCAATGGAGGAATGA